A segment of the Streptomyces sp. NBC_01235 genome:
AGATGACCACGGTGAGCGAGGTCGTGCCGCGCGGGCCGCGCACGCGGACGGCGATGATCAGCAGCCCCGCGGCGAGGGCCGCCGTGGTGGTGTGACCGGAGGGAAACGCCCATCCCGAGGCATGAGTCGTCCAGTCCGTTAGGGGTGGTCGAGGCCGGGCCACGAGCGCCATCGCCGCGTACCGCAATGCCTGGCCCGCCCCGAGGCAGGCCAGACAGAGCGCGACGGCGAGCGCGCGCTGCCGGAGGGTGCGTCCCGCGATGATTCCGGCCAGCACGGCCAGCGCGTACGGGACGACACCCGTCCCTGTGGCGGTCAGCCCTCGGGCGAACGCCACCGCCACGTCCGGCCGGTGACCGACGGACCACGAGAGAAGGTCGGCGTCCGCGAACAGGGGTGCGCCGTCGCGGCCCACCACGACCATGGTCAGCACGCCGAACGCCGTCCAGGCGCCGAGTCCGCAGCTGCCGGCCAGTTCGGCGACGTCACCGCGCTTCATGACGCCGCCACCAGCGGACGCAGGCGGCTGGCCGTGAGCCGCAGGGCCAGGGCCTCGGCACGCCTGCGCAGCGCCGACATGGCGAGCAGCGCGGCCAGGGCGCCCACAACGACCCCTGCGAGCACGTCGTGGGGGTAGTGCGCGCCGACCCAGACCCGTGCGGCCGCCATCGCGAGGGCGGCCGCGGCAGCGACCGCGCCGAGCCGGCGGGAGACGAACAGCAGGGCGACGGCCGCAGCGGCGGCGATGGCCGCGTGGTTGCTGGGGAAGGACCAGTCGCCGGGCGCCGGACACGCCTCCAGCGTGGTCACCCGCAGGCTCTGGCAGGGCCGGTCCTCGCGCACCAGCAGCTTCAGCACCGCGTCCACCCCGTACGCGGCGACCACGACGAACGGCACGGCGAGCGCCGTCACCGCCGCCGCGGCGTCCACATGCCGTGCGCGCCACCAGCCGACGGCCATGAGGGCCGCGAACAGGGCGAGCCCGTACGTCGACCATGCCGACACTGTGTTGTCCAGCCACGCGGGAGCGTGCCAGGCGAGGTTCACCACGTCGGTGTAGGCCGAGCCGTCGACCGACGAGCCGTCGAGGGCGAGGATCATCCGCCTGCCTCCTTCGCCTTCGCGGCCCGGCGCGAGCGGTGCACCTCGGAGGCGAGCGGCAGCAGCGACAGGGCGACGATCAGCGCGACCATCGGCAGCAGATACCGGTCCACGTTCGGCACGGAGGAGCCCAGTGCGTACCCCGCCAGCGTGAGACCCAGGCTCCCCACCAGCCCGCCGGCCACCTGGCAGACGGTGAACGTCCGCACCGGCACCCACAGGGCGCCCGCCATCGGGTTCAGGACCGTGCGCACCACCGGAACGAAGCGGGCCAGCACGATCGCCTTCGCGTACCCGTAACGCTCCAGCAGCTCCTCCGCGCGTTTCACCCCTTCGTGCAGGCGGGCCGAGCGGCTCCGGGCGAGCAGGGCGCCGCCCGCTCTTCGGCCCAGGAGATATCTGCACTGCGCGCCCGCCAGCGCCCCCACCGCCGCGGCGACCAGGAGCGGGTCGAGCGACAGCTTGAGGCCACGGTCGGCGGTGCCGGTGCACAGCAGACCGGCCGTGAACAGCAGGGAATCGCCCGGCAGGAAGAAGCCGATCAGCAGCCCGGTCTCGGCGAACAGGACCACGCCCACGCCCAGCACGCCGAAGGCGGCCAGCAGCGACCGGGCGTCCAGCACATTGACGGCGAGCTGCGACGATAGGTGTACGGCTGTGGTCATCGCCGGGAGTCCCCTTCATCCTTCGTCAGGACCGTCGGCTGCGATGAGAACGCCGGTGCGGTGACACCCGACGACTGACTACAATCTTGTAGACGGTCTACTGAACTGTAGACGATGGCGGAATGAGGAACGTTCCCATGACGGACGCGAGGGACGAGAGGCGGCCGGCCGGCGAGCTCGAAGCCGCCGTCATGGCGGCCCTGTGGGCCGCCGGGGCCCCGCTCACACCGGGGCGGGTGCAGACCGAACTCGGTTCCGGCCTGGCCCGGACGACGGTGGCGACGATCCTGACCCGTCTGCACGAGAAGGGCGTCGTCGGCCGTGAGCGGCAGGGGCGCGGCTACGCCTACTTTCCCGTGCAGGACGCCCACGGCCTGACCGCCCGGCGCATGCACACCGAACTCGACCAGGACACCGACCGGGAGACGGTCCTGGCGCGCTTCGTCGCCCAGCTCAGCCCCGGCGACGAGCAGCACCTGCGCCGGCTCCTGGAGGGTGACGAGCGATGACCGCTCTGCTGCTCCCACCGCTGATCCTGCCCTTCCTCGCGCCGACGCTGGCCCGCCGAACCCTCGACCGCTTGGCCCCCGCCACCGCACTGTGGGTCCTCACCGTCTCGGCCCTGGCACTGGCGGGGGCCTGCGTCGCGGCCCTCGGCGCCCTGGTCCTGACCGGACTGCTCAAACTCCCCGCATTCGCCGCCTTCGGTGAACTCGTCCACCCCCTGCGGACTCCCTCGGACTATCTCGTCCTGCCCGCAGCCACGGCGGCTACCGGAGTGCTGACCCTCAGTTCCTGGACTCTCGTGCGCTCAGCACTCCGACAGGCCCGCGCCTTCAGGACCGCCCGCACGCAGGCCGACCGCCGCCCCGCCGCCGGTGACCTGTGCGTGATCGATTCGCCCGATCCGGACGCGTACGCCCTGCCCGGACGCCCCCACCGCATCGTCGTCACCACCGCCATGCTGCGCAGCCTCGGCCCCGCCGAGCGTGAGGCCCTCTTCGCCCATGAGCGCGCCCACAACTGCGCCGGCCACCACTATTTTCTGGCCGTAGCCGAACTCGCCGCCCACTGCCACCCCGCCCTGCGCACCACCCGCGACACCGTCCGTCTCGCCGCCGAGCGAGCCGCCGACGAGGCCGCCGCCGAGGTCACCGGCGACCGACGCCTGATCGCCACAGCCATCGCCCGCGCCGCCCTCGCCGGCCACGCCTCCCCGTCGACGCGTCCGAACTTCGCACCCGCGGCGACGAGCGGCCCGGTTCCGCAACGCGTCGCGGCCCTCCTCGCACCCTCCGAGAAGCGCTCACGCACCCCCCGCCGTACCGCGTTCCTCCTCGTGGCCTGCACGGTCCTGTCCGTCGCCGCCGGAACAGCCGGCGTCGCCGACTTCCACCACGAGGTCGAGGTCGCCCAGGGCGAGGAAGGTCCATGACCGCCTCGGAGCGGTGACCACGAGGAGCGCTCTGGCTGCCCGAGTGATCACCCTCGGGCGAGGATCGGCTCCAGCAGCCGGAACAGGTCGCCGGTGGCATCGGCGGCACCCAGCGCGGTGAGGGCGCCGAGAGCCAGAACGGGCACCGCCGGCGGCCACAGCCGTGGCGGCGGGGCGATCTGGAGAGCTGCGATCCGGCGGGTGACCGCGCGGTCGGTGAAACCGAGTGCGCGTGACGGCTCCCGGCGTCCGGCCGTGAGAGCTGCCCGCGCGAGAGCGCGGGCGGTGCCTGCGCGGTCGCCGACCACAGCGGCCGCTCGCTCGTCGGCCCAGCGTTCCACGAGGAGGACGACCGCGTGCCGGACCGGGGCAACGAGCGGGTTGACCGCGCCGGCCAGCGTAACGGCGGTGCACAGGCGTGCGTGGCGGTGGGCCACGTGGGCCCGCTCGTGGGTGAGCAGGACGCGGCGCTCCTCGGGCGAGAGAGCGCCGAGCATCGTGCTGGTGACCAGAATTCGGCCCGGTGAGCCCGCCCGTCCCGGGATGGCGAACGCCTCAGCGATGGGGGCGGCGGCCACGACCAGTTCGGTGTCCTGCGGCTGCCCCTCGCACAGCAGCCGCAAGGCCCGGCGGGTGAGGTACTCGGCGCGGGCGGCTCTGAGGAACCGGTGGGCCAGGAAGAAAAGCAGTGCGCAGGCGGCGAACGCGACGACCTCCGGTACCGGCTCGGGAAGCGGGCGGCCGTCCTCGCGGGCATCCGCGACCACCGGGGGAGCGGCGCCGACGAGGGTGGCGGCCAGCAGGAGCAGGGACCATGCGGTCGCCGCCGCGCACACGACGGCGGCGCCGGCCGGCGCGCGGGCGGCGAGCGCCGGTGCCACCCGGCGGCCGACCCAATGGCTGACCGCGGCGAGCAGCAGGGACAGCAGGAACGGTGTGTAGACGTCGACCCTCACCGCTCGCCGCCCCCCAGCAGGTCACGCAGCGCCCGCTCCTCCTCCGGGCTCAGCCCGGTGACGAACTGCTGCAGCGCGGCAATCGGGTCCGGACCCCGGTCGAGGGCCTCGTGCATGGCCTCGGCGGTCAGCTCGGCGGCGTTCTTCGCGGGCCGGTAGGCGCCGCGCCGCCCGTCCGCGTCCCGCAGGACGAGTCCCTTGTCGTACAGGCGTTTGAGAATGGTGTGCACGGTGTTGTAGGCGAGGTCGCCGCCGAGATCGGCCTGAATCTCCGCCGGAGTCAGCGCCCGGTCCGCCGCCCACAGGGCCGCGAGCACCTCGCTCTCCAGTTCACCGGCGTTACGCCGTTCGGCTCTGCCCTGCGGGCCCGTGCCAGCCATGGCTGAGACCTTACAGCGTGTAGGGGTGTGACGGCCCGAGGTGCTGTCGTTGGCGTGAACCCTACAGTCTGTAGGGTTAATCTGGCCCTACAGGCTGTAGGAGTAAGGGGTGAGTGATGAGAGACGGCCCGCAGGCCGCGGACAGCGCGTCGGCCGCGTCGACCGGCCCACCCAGGCCCGACCCCCCGACGGCCGTTCGCTTCGCTCCCCGATCCCGCGGCGAGGTGGCGCTCGCGGTCGTGGCCGGCGCCTTCACTCTGGCCCAGCTCCTTCTCGTCAGGCCGGGGATGGGCCTCGGCTGGGACGAGTCGGTCTACGTCAGCCAGGTCTCCTCCCACGCGCCGACCGCGTTCTTCAGCGCCCCGCGCGCCCGTGGCGTCCCGCTGCTGGTGGCGCCGGTCGCCGCCTGGTCGTCGTCCACCGCGCTGCTGCGGATCTACCTGGCCGTCCTGTCCGGTCTCGCCCTGTTCCTCGCGCTTCGCGCCTGGCGGGGCGTCTTCCCCGCCCGGGTGCTCGCGACCGCGGGCGCCCTGTTCGCCACCTTGTGGGTGACGCTGTTCTACGGCCCGCAGGCCATGCCCAACTACTGGGTCGCCGTCGGCGCCCTGGCCGGCACGGGCTGCTTCCTGCGCGCCCAGGCGAACCGCTTCGACCGCGCGGCGCTGTGGGGCGTGGGCCTGAGCGCGGCCCTGATGGCCTGGATGCGCCCCACGGACGCGGTCTGGGCGACCCTGCCCCTGCTCGTCCTGCTGGTGTGTGTACGGCGGTGGCGGCGCCCCGCGCTGCTGGGGGTGCTGGTCGGCGGCCTCGCGGCCGGGGCGGCCGAGTGGGTGATCGAGGCGTACGTCTCCTACGGCGGCCTGGGGCAACGCCTGTCCGACGCGTCCCGCATCCAGGGTGGCCTCGGCTGGAACATCGCCGTCGGAGACCAACTGCGCGCTCTGGGCGGGCGCACGCTGTGCCGACCGTGCACCAGCGCCGCGCCCCCTGTCCTGGAGACCCTGTGGTGGTATGTCCTGCCACTGCTCGCAGCCCTCGCGGCCATGGTCGCCGTCCGCGCCCGGCGCCCTGTCGCCACGCTCGTACCGCTGGCCTGCGCCGCCTCGGCGGCCTTCCCCTACCTCTTCATGATCGGCTACGCGGCACCCCGCTTTCTGCTGCCCGCCTACGCGCTGGTCGCCGTACCGGTGGCCGATCTTCTGGTGCACCTGGTCCGGGCACCCGGTCGGATTCGCCGACCGCTGACCCTGGTGCTGCTTACCCTCGCTCTGGCCGTCCACCTGCCCGTGCAGTTCGCGGTGTTGGATCACACTGTGCGGCGCATCACCGCCGCCCACCGTGAGTGGGCCGCCGTAGCCGCCGGGCTGCACCGGCTGGGCGTCCGCCCGCCCTGTCTGGTCACGGGAGAGAACGACGTCCCGATCGCCTACTACGCGGGCTGCTCCTCCGCCGCGACCGTTGGTCACGACGCCAACACCACGGCAGCCGGCATCCGGCGCACCGCCCGCCGGCTGCCCGTTGCCACTCTCGTGGCAACGGGCGGGCCGCCGGGCTACGCCCGCGGCTGGACCTCGCACCAGGTGGCCGGCGTACGCGTGTACGTATCACCTGCCGTGACGCCGGGAGGGCGGCGGTGAGCGCCACCGGCGTTCCGCTGTCCCGCGGCCTTGGCCGGCCCTGGCGGCTCGCCGTCACCGCAGCCGTGGTGACGGCGGCCGTCTGGGTGCTCGCCGCGCACCGGCACACGGTCGACGCCGGTGCCGACCGGCCTGCCGTCGCCGATCGCGCCTGGCTGGCGGCGGCCTGTGCGGCCGCTCTGGCGACCTGGATGTGCGCGGCCGTCGCCCACGTGGTCGCCGCCCTGGTCGTGGCGTCGAGCCGGCCGGCGCGCCACCGTGCGGGGCGCGCGGCCGGGCTCGCCCTGGCCGAAGTGTGGGCGGTGCACAGCAGGCGGTCCAGGGCGTGCGCCCGGTGGGGTGGGTCCCTCGGTGCTGCGACCGCTGGCCGAGGCGGGTGGGTTCGTGCTGGAGCGGTGGGCCGACGAGGAGGCCGCGGCCCATGTCGGCAGCCGTACGGTCGTTGCCCGCGCTGTCGGGCGGGCGGCTCTCGCCTCCGTCGGCGCGTCGCGCCCAGCTGCCCTGGCCGCGACCGGCGGGGCTGTGCCTCAGCGGGTGCAGGCCCTGCTGGCACCGCCTCCCGCGCGCCGCGCCCTGCCCTTCGTGGCGGGCGCTTTTCTGCTGACCCTGTGCTGTGCCAGCCTGGCCAATGCCGCGTCGGACAGTGAAAGCCTGGTCGAGAGCGCGGAACGGGCCCAGTGCGCCGCGGACGCCAAGGCGTCGGGCGCAGGGCATCCCATGCGGCGGCCCGACGCCTGCTGCGACCACCGTGGAGCCGGCGAACACGGAAGTCACCGCAGGTAGTCGCGTAGTACCGCGGTACTACGCGCACGGCGCGGTTCAGCCTCCCGGTACCACCGGATTCGGGTGATTCGGCACCTAGCGTTGCCAGCGAGGCGTCCGAAGTGACGGACGCCGGAGCCCGACAGGGAGAACGCGAATGATCGACTCACGGCAGTTGACCAAGAGGTACGGCGAGAAGACGGCCGTCGACGGGCTGGACTTCGTCGTGAAGCCGGGAACGGTGACCGGCTTCCTGGGGCCCAACGGCGCGGGCAAGTCCACGACCATGCGCATGATCGTCGGCCTGGACGCCCCGACGAGCGGCTCCGTCACCGTGAACGGCCACCACTATGCCTCGCACCAGGCACCGCTCCAGGAGGTTGGCGCCCTCCTGGAGGCGAAGTCGATCCACCCGGGCCGCTCGGCGTACAACCACCTCAAGGCCCTTGCACTGACCCACGGGATTCCGGGCAGCCGGGTCGACGAGGTCATCGGCCTCGCCGGACTGGGCAGCGTGGCGAAGAAGCGGGCCGGCGCCTTCTCCCTCGGCATGGGCCAGCGGCTGGGCATCGCGGCGGCGCTGCTGGGCGACCCGCAGACGGTGATGCTGGACGAGCCGGTCAACGGGCTGGACCCGGAGGGCGTGCTCTGGATCCGCA
Coding sequences within it:
- a CDS encoding phosphatase PAP2 family protein; protein product: MILALDGSSVDGSAYTDVVNLAWHAPAWLDNTVSAWSTYGLALFAALMAVGWWRARHVDAAAAVTALAVPFVVVAAYGVDAVLKLLVREDRPCQSLRVTTLEACPAPGDWSFPSNHAAIAAAAAVALLFVSRRLGAVAAAAALAMAAARVWVGAHYPHDVLAGVVVGALAALLAMSALRRRAEALALRLTASRLRPLVAAS
- a CDS encoding M48 family metalloprotease, producing the protein MTALLLPPLILPFLAPTLARRTLDRLAPATALWVLTVSALALAGACVAALGALVLTGLLKLPAFAAFGELVHPLRTPSDYLVLPAATAATGVLTLSSWTLVRSALRQARAFRTARTQADRRPAAGDLCVIDSPDPDAYALPGRPHRIVVTTAMLRSLGPAEREALFAHERAHNCAGHHYFLAVAELAAHCHPALRTTRDTVRLAAERAADEAAAEVTGDRRLIATAIARAALAGHASPSTRPNFAPAATSGPVPQRVAALLAPSEKRSRTPRRTAFLLVACTVLSVAAGTAGVADFHHEVEVAQGEEGP
- a CDS encoding phosphatase PAP2 family protein — its product is MKRGDVAELAGSCGLGAWTAFGVLTMVVVGRDGAPLFADADLLSWSVGHRPDVAVAFARGLTATGTGVVPYALAVLAGIIAGRTLRQRALAVALCLACLGAGQALRYAAMALVARPRPPLTDWTTHASGWAFPSGHTTTAALAAGLLIIAVRVRGPRGTTSLTVVICGWGASVGLTRVYLGVHWFTDVVGGWLFTLGWLGLCLGAAARWLPERLTPGTTDTDSARRTAEPMGSTAGGRTDTTREQTAVAREQREDHAPDDPGRRGRSRPA
- a CDS encoding BlaI/MecI/CopY family transcriptional regulator → MAGTGPQGRAERRNAGELESEVLAALWAADRALTPAEIQADLGGDLAYNTVHTILKRLYDKGLVLRDADGRRGAYRPAKNAAELTAEAMHEALDRGPDPIAALQQFVTGLSPEEERALRDLLGGGER
- a CDS encoding ABC transporter ATP-binding protein; amino-acid sequence: MIDSRQLTKRYGEKTAVDGLDFVVKPGTVTGFLGPNGAGKSTTMRMIVGLDAPTSGSVTVNGHHYASHQAPLQEVGALLEAKSIHPGRSAYNHLKALALTHGIPGSRVDEVIGLAGLGSVAKKRAGAFSLGMGQRLGIAAALLGDPQTVMLDEPVNGLDPEGVLWIRNLLKGLADEGRTVFVSSHLMSEMALVADHLIVVGRGRLLADTTVADLIREAGGDTVKVATQDPARLRDVLAGPGVDVTGRIGSEELQVTGLTAREIGLKAAEHGIALFELSARTVSLEEAFMELTRDAVEYHGSTTGIETLGRSA
- a CDS encoding BlaI/MecI/CopY family transcriptional regulator gives rise to the protein MTDARDERRPAGELEAAVMAALWAAGAPLTPGRVQTELGSGLARTTVATILTRLHEKGVVGRERQGRGYAYFPVQDAHGLTARRMHTELDQDTDRETVLARFVAQLSPGDEQHLRRLLEGDER
- a CDS encoding DedA family protein translates to MTTAVHLSSQLAVNVLDARSLLAAFGVLGVGVVLFAETGLLIGFFLPGDSLLFTAGLLCTGTADRGLKLSLDPLLVAAAVGALAGAQCRYLLGRRAGGALLARSRSARLHEGVKRAEELLERYGYAKAIVLARFVPVVRTVLNPMAGALWVPVRTFTVCQVAGGLVGSLGLTLAGYALGSSVPNVDRYLLPMVALIVALSLLPLASEVHRSRRAAKAKEAGG
- a CDS encoding M48 family metalloprotease, with the protein product MRVDVYTPFLLSLLLAAVSHWVGRRVAPALAARAPAGAAVVCAAATAWSLLLLAATLVGAAPPVVADAREDGRPLPEPVPEVVAFAACALLFFLAHRFLRAARAEYLTRRALRLLCEGQPQDTELVVAAAPIAEAFAIPGRAGSPGRILVTSTMLGALSPEERRVLLTHERAHVAHRHARLCTAVTLAGAVNPLVAPVRHAVVLLVERWADERAAAVVGDRAGTARALARAALTAGRREPSRALGFTDRAVTRRIAALQIAPPPRLWPPAVPVLALGALTALGAADATGDLFRLLEPILARG